DNA sequence from the Eulemur rufifrons isolate Redbay chromosome 6, OSU_ERuf_1, whole genome shotgun sequence genome:
GGCTGTGCTGAAAGGAGGGTGGAATAGCCGTGGGTGGGCATTAGGAGGCACATGTGCTGCCGGAGTCACTTTGAGCCAGCCAGTCCCATGCAGAGCTGGCCATTTTCTTCCCAGTCCAACTGTTCTTCCAAAGCCCAGATCTCCCCACTATCCACCAGAGCAACTCCCCTGTCCCCAGCATTCTATTCACTGTCAGTGCCCAAACGCCTTCAAAATCTGGAATCCTTGTGGCCTTAGCAAGTCCATCTCCACTGACACTgccccttttcctccccttcacCTCCCCATCATTAAATGGAAACATGACTCGCTTCTCCATTTTTTATACCTTCTCCTCCCATCTGTACCTCAAACCCCTGTCAAAATAATATCATCCTCTCTCCCAGAACCTTCGGGACCTCCCCTTATCAGTAGAATAAAAAGCTGCCTCTCAGGCTTGCATTTAAGGGAAACCATAAGGTTAAGAACTACTTTAgaaatttattaaagaataatagtaaattaaataatgataaatgagGACAAGATTACTTCTGAATAGAGAGTGAGGGTGAAAATCTATAATCACAGGATGTCATGGTGGGCTGTTAGGCAGAAGGAGAACAGCATAAGGAAGAAGGCTGACTTGCTCAAGTCCAAAGTATTTGATGACACATTAGTACTAGAATGGAGGCCTACCGGCCTTTGAAAACCAGCAGACTTTCACTACGGGACATGAGGAAGCAGGGGGACAAAAGGCCACAACAAGCTGAAGACTTGGAATGTCATGAGTTCAGATCATTAGGACATTAGCTGGGAGTAAAAGGCAAGTTGATTTACTAAGTATGTCCATAGTGATATATTACAACCAAATGTCTATATTAACTAAAATAATGTATTTGGGATGacaaaaaaatctcctaaaattaatataatgtaCTTGGCAGAAAAAAAACATTGAAGTACCATTTCCAATAGACAAATGTACATATTCAGCTCCAAACTTATAAAACCAAATAagtttgtaaaatgagaaaaatgagaaaaatttatcttatttacaGTATACAAACTATAGGGAGCTGATAAAGCAAATTGTTGAACAAATCTAAATTACTGCTTTCATGAGTCATTTTTAGAAACTGAACTCAAATTCTCCATCTTTTGCCTTGAACATATTGTGCAAACGAATGTTGATTTGCCTAATTCACTGACATGGTCTACTAGCTTCAGCATGAACTTTCTGTCTGACATTGAGCAAATAACTCCCTTCTCTGGATTTTATCTTTCTGCATGATTGGCCCTCACTCTTGCTACCTCAACAACATACCTCTATGAATTGATACTTTGTGCAAGCAAATGCCTTAAAGACTTAATTATTGTCAAACTTTTATGTGAATATGGAAGGCAGAGCAATTGACTTTCTTACCTGAGCACTGAGTCATCACTTGATAAGTACCTCCAATAATCAGTGAGAACTCTAGAAGGTAAACCCAGATATCAAAGCAGAATCTTCAGTTCTTTATCTATTGAATGTGCCTAATTCTCACCCCTTTTAATCAGATATTTCATCTGTTTAGTTAAAAAATACTCCCATAAATACAACTTAGTGATTAAATGCATTGATTTTATATCAATAATACTGTACAGCATTGAACTGTATGCCCTGAGAGAAACCTTCTCTGGAGAACTTACACTGAATTTATACAGACTTTCTTGCATGGAGAAAAGGAACCTTAACTGCACAAGCTTGGAAAACCACTCCTCCAGGTTTCCACAGGGAATAGACACCTCTTCACACAGGAGACTCAATTCCACCATGACCTCACCCATTGAGATATGAAAGCAGAGACTGAATGAATGTTGGTAAACAGGCACagtggagcagggaggaaggatgTGGGTGTGAGTGCAGGCAGGGTGATCTAGACAGAGGATCTGATTGGATGGAATAGACGGCTTGTGCAATGGTAGGAAATGTGTTAAAGCAAGTAAATTAAAGTTCCTTTATGAGAAGCGTGGGTGTCAGGACcaaaactttttctattttctagtagGAATATGGAAACCCTATATTTGGGGAGGTGAGTGTTGGTgagaaaatttagataattttataGTCAGAACATTTTAACTTAAAGTCAAAACATCTAGACCAGGTATATGAATTTGAGAAAATCATATAAATTCTCTGGCTGTATTACTTTTTTGGTAACATCAAGATAATGTTATTATATTAACCTTACAATATATATGTAAGAATCAGAGGACTCAGGGTTCAGTCTAACCTAACTTGAACAATCAATGAGACCAATGGTTCAGTCCCAGAAAAGTATAGGTTGAATGAATCTGCAGGCTTTATTTATCCAACACTCGGATGATGTGATCAGGACCTGGCTTCCTTATTATCTATTGCTCATCTCTGCTTTCCTAGAGTAGGTTCTATTCTCAAGGAATATTTCCCCTTTTAGTGGCAATAAGGCAGCCAACAAAACTCGGGGATACATCCTCTCCAATCTGTGTCCAGTGGGAAATGTACCAGTTATCCTGAGGAAAAAGGGTTTTCATTTATCAAGACTAATCCCAGGACCCCTCCCATATCATTTACTGTGGTAGGATTACATGCCCATCCATAAACAAGACACTGTAACTATGAATAGGATAAGAAATGCTACAAAATATCCAATTTTCACAGAGTCTACCCCATTTCTGGGTACAGCTTCAATGCCAACTATGCATACctgaaaatgtttaatgaaaaaattcCTCAAGGGAACTGAAGGTACTGTTCATAAAGGAAGGAGATCAACCCACAAATGCCATATACATAAAGCATTGTATACTTTATTGTGCATATACAAAGAAGTAAGATGAAAGCTGAGAACAAAGAAATTGCATTATTTGTTTTTGCAAGACAGACTGGACAGAAATAGAATTGGGGTGAAACGGGTgaagcaaaacaataaatatcgCAGAGGATAAATATATAGTCCTGAAGAATATGAATTTGGAggtaaggaagagagagagaggatttcAAATGTTGCTGAAAAAAGGATAGAGAATAAATAGAAACATGGATACAGAAGTCCACAAATAAATCAATTCAAGATCTTTGCACAACTTTGGGGCTGTTTCCCAAGTCCaggagtgagagagaaaggaTATACCTACTCTCGTAAAAGAAATCAGGATGTGAATAGTCACATGCCCTACTAATGAAGGAGTCTTCTTGGAATTGACCCTCCCTTCATTGAACATGCTGAGAGTCTGACTGTAAAAGGCATTGTCATGAGCCCTATACAGATGCCCCAGTCCACTCTGCCatagtaagtaaaaaaaaaaaaaaaaatttaagtacattGAAACCCATGAAGTAGGGAATGGGAAATGTGGCATAGAGAGATTCTCATCTTTCTTATGAGTCTCTTATGAACTAAGGAAAAAGCAACAGATTTAGTCCTATCAGTAGGCAGTGGATCATCAGCAATTGAGGGAGAGGGTGTTATGATGGTGGTTATTGTCCTTTCACTTTCAGATAAAGGACTCCCTTGAGTATTTCTTGTATGGCCGATCTAGTGGTGATAAATTTCAATATTTCTTGTGttcctacaaaaagaaaaactccttCAATACTGAAGGATAGCTTTTCTGGGTATGGTATTTTTGGGTGgtggcaattttttttccttcagcactttgaaaatattatcccattctctccttgcctgtaaagtttctgctgagaaatctgctgttagtctaaTGAGGATTCTCTTGAATGACTGGATGtgtttctcttgctgtttttagaattctagCTTTacttttgacttttgacagttgaCTGTAATATGCCTTGGGGAGGACTTTAAAGGTTGAATATATTTGGGGACTTTTGAGCTTCCTTGATCTGAGTCTCCATATCTCTTCCAGGACTGGaagttttcatatattatttcattaaatagtttttctatgccttttctcatcttttcattCTGGAACTCCCATAACACAAATACTTGTTTGCTAATAGTGTCTCATAAGTTCTGtagatttttccattcttttccattcttatttcttttttcctctcactggataatttcaaatgacctatcttcaagttcagaaaatctttcttcttcttgatctAGTCTGCTCTTGAagctttctattatattttttattttgttcattgatttcttcagctgtaggatttctatttgattctttttgatgATTTCTAtctatttgttaaatttctcatttatctcatgaattgttttcctgattgtTTTACATTGTCTATATatattctcttgtatctcactaGTTTCTctaacattattattataattagtatTATTTAGAGTTAATTCTCTGGCAattcatagttttcattttcttagggGTCTGTTACTGGAGAGTTATATTCCCAtggtggtgtcatatttccttctttttcatgttttttatgcACCTGCcttgatatctgtgcatctgaTGGAACAACTGCATCTTCCAAACTTTACAGGGTCCATTCCATAGAGAAACACTTGCCCCTGCAGTTGGGTTTTAGTGTCCCTGTTGGGAAGGATGTGCTGCCTCTGGTTCCAAGTAGATGCACTAGTATAGTCTCCATTCAGCCTCTTCAGCTGTGCTTAATATCAGCTGTGGGTGCTTCAGTGGCATAGGCTATAGAAGCttgtggcagtggcagtggtgacATAGGTTGTTAAGGGCCTTAGTGGGAAGAACTTTCAGGACCCTCCTTTTCTCATCTTCCCCATAATGGAGAGAGTTAGCTGAGGGGATCTGTCTTGTTAGGTTGGACATGCCTTACAAGGAGCTTCAGCAGTGCTAGGTTCCAAGTGCAAGTGCTTGGAGCAGCTATGGAGCTGGGGTCCTAGGCTCAGGCTCTCATGAACCTATTGTGGAACCTGGGCCTTCATGTGCAGATTTACTCTCTCTGACCAGGTTGGATGTAGATCAGACCACAAAGCCAGGATCTGTGACTCTGAGGCACCTCATAACAGCTTGGGACTAAGGGGTCAGGTCGTAACTATGATTCTGAACCTGGGGAACAGGGCACAGAACTGGCCCAACTCTCGGAAAGAAGAGGTGCTGTGGAGGTTtgggcccagggagcagggtACAGCTGGAATTTGGAAACCAGAGCTAATAGGATTCAGTGGCAACTCAGGTCCCAGCGCATGAGGCATCATAAAGTAGTGACTCTAAACCCTGGGATGGTGTGACTTGGCAGTGTCCCAGACTCTGTGTGGAAGGTGCAGTGGCAGCACAGACCTCAGAATGGTGGAGCACAGCTGGTTTGGGGGCACTGATTGTAGCACAATAATGACTATAGTTCCTGGGAGGGGGTGTCTCAGCACCTCAGACTCTAGGGGGCTAGTTCAGCTCTAGAGAAGCAGAGAACTACAGCTGTTTGGCCTGTAGGGTGTGGTGTCGAAGCTCAGTCACTGCTCTGTTTTCCTGGAATGTAGGAAACTATGCCAGCTCAGCCCTGGGATGCATCACTACTCAGCTTGGCCAAGGCACCAATTTCCCAGGGGACAATGTGCCACTTCAGCTCAGACCTAGGGGCATGACCACTCTGGGCAGTCCAGGCACTATTTCCCTGGGGTACAGGGAACAGCTTCAGCTTAGACTCCAGGGAGGCTAGATGACCCCTGAGGTGCTGATCAGACATTAGGCATCCCAAGTTCTGAGTCAGACCTGAAATGAAATTTAGGGTGCTGGCCAGAAGGTGGGCATCCCCGAGTCCTGGTCCAGATCAAAACGTAGAGAAGAGCTTCCCCATGCCAGGCATCCCTGGGTCTGGGTGAAGTCTGGGAAGAGGTATCTAGGAAGCATCCTTCCCAGACACTTTTCCAAGAGTGGCAGAGTTTGAAGCACAGAACTGCCAACTCTTTTTCGAGTGTATGACCATTTCCAAAGCTCTAGAGacatagaaaattccaaatgAGGACATTTAGAATGAAAGCCTGGGAGCTGTGCAGCAGAGGAGGAAGCAGTCTCAAGACAGAAGCTGAGAAGTGAGCGGAGAAGTGAGCTCCTTGTACAGAGGCAGAGAAGTGACTCAGTTTCTCCTCCCTGTGTGGGCCATCAAATGCTAGGGTATGAAGTCTGTGCACAAGACTAGAAAGAATTCTCAGACAGTGATTAGGATAAGCAGAAgtgaaagtttatttattttctgagaaagaaagagagagagaggccacgacacacagagggaggaaagaaatgtcGGGTGATGAGGAAAGTTGCTCGGTGCTTGTAAAGGGTAGAAaaggctttttttccttctgctttagGGGACTGATAATAAAAGCAGCTGTGAAGCTGCTGTgttggctttttctgtttctcacatAGCAGATTGATGGCAGAAATTATTACTagtctcttccttcttcctgataGCGGGAGGGTCCTGGCACTGTCTCTTCCTAGGGAAGCAGGGGAAGTTCGCACGCCTGCTCTCCACTCAGAAACTTTCTCAAGGCTGAGAAAGAACTCACAGATAACAAGGTAGGCCACacatgttttaattaaacaaaaggtAGTTGTGTTGTGATTTTATTTACGCCTTACGCCTTAGTCTGAGCTCTCAGCTCTCCAACCTGTTTTactttctgtctgtctttccccATCCTCCTATCCCTCTATCCTCCCATTATTCTGACCCTCCAGTGCTATGGtccccatttctctgctcccaGCTTCCTCATCTGGTTCCTCTGCCCCTCCACCTTTTCCATGAGACACCTCCTTTTGTGCTCCCACAAGAGGACATTTTGGCTCTTCTTTCTGTCCATTATTCAAGCTGGTTTTGACAGAAAATGACTTGCTGCTGTGGGACTTCCTTTCATTTGAATGTTCTACCCTGAATGACACGTCACTCATCTGAATACTGTTTACCAGATTCTTTATCTTAGACTCATGCAGCGAGAGTTCCAAATCCCAGGTCCTGTTCAACTTCAGAGATTCCATCTGTTCTTTAATATGCTTCAGATCCTGCATTATACAGGGAGCAATTTTGAGACGGAACTTTAGCTCCAAGTTTGAGGAGCTCTCTTTCTTCGACATATCCAATAGAAACTGCACACTGAGGGTCATCTCCTTGTTCCCTTCTGGGTCCTTTTCCTGCAACAGCCTTTCCACTTCTCTGCGGGAAGCTTCCCCCAGCCGGCTCTGGTCCTCTGTCACCAGGTAGGACATGGCATGAAAAAATTCCTGGAAGCTGATGTGGCGGAAGCTGTAGAACTTCTTGAGGTCAAGTCCCTCTTGGTAATCGTTGCTGCTCAGGAAAGCAGCCAGGCTGGGGCCATCTAAATTGTGTTTCCTGAGCTCAGCTTCTTCAAACAGGAACCTCTGGTGCTGGATCCCCTCAGCTGCCAAGGAACACAGTCTCCTCAGGACCCTGTGCCGGGAGGGCTCAGAGCAGCCCTCGTTGTCATCAGACGGCAGGAAGGTGGACACATAGGCCATGAAGATGTCAGCGCTGTTTCTGGGTGTCTCTGACACTGCCTGGCCTCTCTCCATCTGCCTCTTCAGCCAGGAGCAGACCACCCAGCAAATGCCTGGAACCTGACACGCTTGGTAGAGAATGGCATTTCCTTCTACAACTTCAAAAGCCTTCCTGGCTTGCTCCTCATCCTTGAAATAGGACCTGAAATagctcctcctctcctcctcagagaagcctagGACATGGACGTACTGTGTGTGTTTCAACAAAGGCTTAAGATTATGCAAAGCCTGGGGCCTGGTGGTGATGAGCAGGGAGCATGTGGGAAGTATCCTTCTACTAATTAGACGGTGCAGCAGCTCCTCCTTGGGACTCGAGCTCCTCTTCTTCAATTGTTTCTCAAAGGGCCTCTGCAGCTCATCAAAGCCATCCAGGATGAACAGGAGCCGCTCTGGCTGCCTCAGAATCTCTGTCACAGGGGCTTGACTGTCCTCACAGCACCAGAAGAGGAGCTGCTCAATTTTGCCCTTGGGCAGCAGGACCACTTCTTTGCAGCTCACATAAAAGACATAATCAAACCGGCCTGGGTACAGGGTACCCATGGCCCAGTCCAGCACCATTTTCTTGGCCAGGGTTGTCTTCCCAGTGCCAGCAGACCCCTGTAGCACCACTGAGGATGGGGCCGGGTAGGGCTTTTCCCCCGAACCAAATAGATCTTCCACCACGACAGAGTCCAGCTCCTGCTCTGGGACAGGGCAGGCAGGTGATTCTGGGCTCCCTGAGCTGGGCTTGGCCACCAGGAGCAGCTGAATGTAGCTGCTGCCcacttccccttctctcctctcctctagGGAGCGCACGTGTTCTCGGTATGTTTCTCTGTAATCTGAGCCAGAAAAATAGGGTGTTAGGTGGTGAAATGGGAACTTCAAAAGGCAAAATGGACCCTCTAAACTCTGACTTGCTCTTTGGTCTCATCTTCTTCTATGCTCCTTGACTTGTATCTCCCTGAAGATTGTAGTTCTGGCTTCATAAGGAGAGGCCCCTGTATGTGCATATGAgtctgtgtgcacacatgtgcagtGTGAGTGTGTACATCCAAGTGAGACTGTGAggttgtgttgtgtgtgtgtggatatttGTGGGATATGTGTGGATGTT
Encoded proteins:
- the NLRP10 gene encoding NACHT, LRR and PYD domains-containing protein 10; translated protein: MALPEGQPHLARGELEGLSRVELASKLILTYGAQEAVRVVLKVLKVMNLLELVDQLSLICLNDYRETYREHVRSLEERREGEVGSSYIQLLLVAKPSSGSPESPACPVPEQELDSVVVEDLFGSGEKPYPAPSSVVLQGSAGTGKTTLAKKMVLDWAMGTLYPGRFDYVFYVSCKEVVLLPKGKIEQLLFWCCEDSQAPVTEILRQPERLLFILDGFDELQRPFEKQLKKRSSSPKEELLHRLISRRILPTCSLLITTRPQALHNLKPLLKHTQYVHVLGFSEEERRSYFRSYFKDEEQARKAFEVVEGNAILYQACQVPGICWVVCSWLKRQMERGQAVSETPRNSADIFMAYVSTFLPSDDNEGCSEPSRHRVLRRLCSLAAEGIQHQRFLFEEAELRKHNLDGPSLAAFLSSNDYQEGLDLKKFYSFRHISFQEFFHAMSYLVTEDQSRLGEASRREVERLLQEKDPEGNKEMTLSVQFLLDMSKKESSSNLELKFRLKIAPCIMQDLKHIKEQMESLKLNRTWDLELSLHESKIKNLVNSIQMSDVSFRVEHSNERKSHSSKSFSVKTSLNNGQKEEPKCPLVGAQKEVSHGKGGGAEEPDEEAGSREMGTIALEGQNNGRIEG